Proteins found in one Miscanthus floridulus cultivar M001 chromosome 4, ASM1932011v1, whole genome shotgun sequence genomic segment:
- the LOC136551013 gene encoding small ribosomal subunit protein uS19, producing the protein MADVDVEPEVAAGAPKKRTFRKYSYRGVDLDALLDMSTDDLVQLFPARARRRFQRGLKRKPMALIKKLRKAKKDAPAGEKPEPVKTHLRNMIIVPEMIGSIVGVYNGKTFNQVEIKPEMIGHYLAEFSISYKPVKHGRPGIGATHSSRFIPLK; encoded by the exons ATG GCGGACGTCGATGTGGAGCCGGAGGTCGCCGCCGGTGCTCCCAAGAAGAGGACGTTCCGCAAGTACAGCTACCGCGGCGTCGACCTCGATGCGCTGCTCGACATGTCCACGGACGACCTCGTCCAGCTCTTCCCCGCGCGCGCCAGGAGAAG GTTCCAGAGGGGTTTGAAGAGGAAGCCGATGGCGCTCATCAAGAAGCTGCGCAAGGCG AAAAAGGATGCTCCTGCGGGTGAGAAGCCAGAGCCAGTGAAGACCCATCTCCGCAACATGATCATTGTCCCTGAGATGATTGGAAGCATTGTTGGTGTCTACAATGGCAAGACCTTTAACCAGGTTGAGATCAAGCCTGAGATGATTGGCCACTATCTTGCAGAGTTTTCCATCTCCTACAAGCCGGTCAAGCACGGTAGGCCTGGTATTGGTGCCACCCACTCCTCGCGGTTTATCCCTCTGAAATGA